The genomic DNA AGGAGTCTCTACGGGTTACCAATGTAATAAGCCGCTATGAGTTGAATATAAAATCCCTTCTTAAATTGAAAACAATTTGGGTATTTTTATTTTCACTCCTAGAAAATATATGAGATAAAATATTAAAAAAATTTAGGAGGAAGAAAATGAAAAACAGATCAGCGTATCATTTAGATGGAGTACCACCATTAAAGGAGGCTATTCCACTAGGTTTACAGCATGTACTTGCAATGTTTGTAAGTAATATTACCCCTTTAATAATAGTAGCTGGAGCATTAAAGTTGCCTGCAGATACTAAAACTTTTCTTATTCAATGTACTATGCTTGTTGCAGGATTAAATACAATGTTGCAAGCGTACACTCTTGGACCTATCGGAGCAAGACTACCTATCGTCGTTGGAACAAGTTTTGCATTTGTTCCTGTTGCACTTTCAATTGGAAATCAGTATGGATATGAAGCTATATTAGGAGCCGCTTTAGTAGGTGGTATTTTTGAAGCATTTATCGGTTTAATTATCAAAAGAATAAGAAGATATTTTCCGCCTGTAGTAACAGGAGTAATTGTTTTATCTATAGGACTTTCATTACTTCCAGTAGGGGTATCAAATTTTGCTGGTGGAGTTGGAGCACCTGATTTTGGTTCTTTTTCTAACCTTCTTTTAGGAATGATAGTTCTTGTAACTATAATATATTTTAAACAATTTACTAAAGGAATGTCTAGTACAGGATCTATATTCATAGGAACTATAGTTGGATTTGTCGTAGCAATTTTTATGGGAAAAGTTGATTTAAGTGCAGTAGCTCAAGCAAAATATATAAACTTACCAAGACCATTTACTTATGGATTTTCATTTCACTTAGATGCATGTATGGCAATGATTATGATGTTTATAGTATCTGCTGTGGAAACTGTTGGAGATATGTCAGGAGTTACTATGGGTGGAGCAAATAGAGAACTTACTGATAAAGAGTTGTCTGGTGGTATTTTAGCAGACGGAATCGGAAGTTGTATTGCTAGTTGTTTTTCTATACTTCCAACAACATCTTTTAGCCAAAAT from Fusobacterium hominis includes the following:
- a CDS encoding uracil-xanthine permease family protein yields the protein MKNRSAYHLDGVPPLKEAIPLGLQHVLAMFVSNITPLIIVAGALKLPADTKTFLIQCTMLVAGLNTMLQAYTLGPIGARLPIVVGTSFAFVPVALSIGNQYGYEAILGAALVGGIFEAFIGLIIKRIRRYFPPVVTGVIVLSIGLSLLPVGVSNFAGGVGAPDFGSFSNLLLGMIVLVTIIYFKQFTKGMSSTGSIFIGTIVGFVVAIFMGKVDLSAVAQAKYINLPRPFTYGFSFHLDACMAMIMMFIVSAVETVGDMSGVTMGGANRELTDKELSGGILADGIGSCIASCFSILPTTSFSQNTGLVAMTGVMSRFVVATGAAFLVLGAFIPKIGALLAIVPASVIGGSLVMVFAMISISGINLITKEPLRGRNAVILSVSLGLGYGLGSVPNALVNFPESIRLIFGGSGIVVSGSIAVILNMILPVDEEIKKTVKVNG